Proteins found in one Scomber scombrus chromosome 15, fScoSco1.1, whole genome shotgun sequence genomic segment:
- the LOC133994875 gene encoding guanine nucleotide-binding protein subunit alpha-14-like — protein sequence MDECCLSAEDVERLRIHREIERQLRRDKRDSHRELKLLLLGTGESGKSTFIKQMRIIHGSGYSEADRKGFTRLVFQNIVTAIKALIDAMKSLHIDYIDDQNISYAEKLSQVEADQVSTLQSWQVDAIRRVWNDHGIQRCYDRRREFQLSDSAKYYFTDLARISDAQYIPTLQDILRVRVPTTGIIEYPFDLSKVIFRMVDVGGQRSERKKWIHCFENVTSVIFLAALSEYDQVLFESNNDNRMRESLALFKTILSYPWFQESSTILFLNKTDLLLEKITKSHLATYFPEYTGSQGDAETAKKFILQMYVENHAGRHKPLYSHYTCATDTESIRVVFKAVKDTLFRENLEKFNLE from the exons ATGGATGagtgctgtctgtctgctgaagACGTGGAGAGACTGAGGATAcacagagaaatagagagacAGCTTCGTCGTGATAAAAGAGACTCTCATCGGGAGCTGAAACTTCTTCTTTTAG GGACTGGTGAAAGTGGGAAGAGCACTTTCATCAAACAAATGAGGATCATCCATGGCAGTGGATACAGTGAAGCTGACAGGAAAGGTTTCACTCGGCTGGTGTTTCAGAACATCGTCACAGCCATCAAGGCTCTGATCGACGCCATGAAGAGTCTACACATTGATTACATCGATGACCAGAACATT AGCTACGCGGAGAAGCTGAGCCAAGTGGAGGCAGACCAGGTGTCCACTTTGCAGTCCTGGCAGGTGGATGCCATTAGGAGAGTGTGGAATGACCATGGTATTCAAAGGTGCTATGATCGCAGGAGGGAATTCCAGCTATCTGACTCTGCCAAATA TTACTTCACCGATTTGGCCAGGATCTCAGACGCCCAATACATCCCCACTCtgcaggacatcctgagggtcAGGGTTCCCACCACAGGCATCATTGAGTACCCGTTTGACCTATCAAAAGTTATCTTCAG GATGGTAGATGTGGGTGGTCAGCGatcagagaggaagaaatggaTCCATTGTTTTGAGAATGTCACCTCTGTCATATTCCTGGCGGCTCTCAGCGAGTACGATCAGGTCCTTTTCGAGAGTAACAATGAT AATCGTATGAGAGAGAGCCTCGCTTTGTTCAAGACCATTCTCTCATACCCGTGGTTCCAAGAGTCCTCCACCATCCTCTTCCTGAACAAAACAGACCTGCTACTGGAGAAAATCACAAAGTCTCATTTGGCAACCTACTTCCCGGAATATACTG GGTCCCAGGGCGACGCTGAAACTGCAAAAAAGTTCATCTTGCAAATGTATGTGGAGAATCACGCCGGGCGCCACAAACCCCTTTACTCACACTACACCTGTGCCACAGACACGGAGAGTATCCGGGTT
- the LOC133994877 gene encoding guanine nucleotide-binding protein G(q) subunit alpha-like, producing MTLSSMGACCLSPEAKEARRINDEIERQLRRDERDSKLEYKLLLLGTGESGKSTFIKQMRIIHGRGYSDEDKRGFKQLVYRNIFAAMQAMIQAMNILKIPYKYENNQANASIVSVADAEKVITLTNPIMDAIKSLWSDPGIQECYNRKREYQLSDSAKYYLDQLDRISQTAYLPTQQDILRVRVPTTGIIEYPFDLEKVVFRMVDVGGQRSERRKWIHCFENVTSVIFLVALSEYDQVLSESANENRMEESIALFRTIIRSKWFEESSVILFLNKIDLLEEKIMYSHLVDYFPEYDGPQRDVKAGKEFILNMFKSLNPNTKKLIYYHFTCATDTDNIRFVFCAVKDHILQGNLIEFNLV from the exons ATGACTCTGAGCTCCATGGGTGCTTGCTGCCTCAGCCCTGAGGCCAAAGAGGCTCGCAGGATCAACGATGAGATAGAGAGGCAGCTCCGCCGGGACGAAAGGGACTCCAAACTGGAATACAAGCTTCTTTTGCTCG GGACTGGTGAAAGTGGGAAGAGTACTTTCATCAAGCAGATGAGGATCATCCATGGCCGGGGATACTCCGACGAGGATAAGAGAGGCTTCAAACAGCTGGTTTACCGGAACATCTTCGCAGCCATGCAGGCCATGATCCAGGCCATGAACATATTGAAAATCCCCTACAAGTATGAAAACAACCAG GCCAATGCCAGTATTGTCAGTGTGGCTGATGCAGAGAAGGTCATAACATTAACAAACCCGATCATGGATGCCATCAAGAGCCTGTGGAGCGATCCGGGGATTCAGGAATGTTACAATCGGAAGAGGGAATACCAGCTCTCAGACTCAGCCAAATA CTATCTGGATCAATTGGACCGAATCTCTCAAACTGCATACCTGCCAACCCAGCAGGATATCCTGAGGGTCAGGGTGCCCACAACAGGTATTATAGAGTACCCCTTTGACCTGGAGAAGGTGGTGTTCAG GATGGTGGATGTGGGAGGCCAGCGttcagagaggaggaagtggatTCACTGTTTTGAGAATGTGACTTCCGTCATTTTCCTGGTGGCGCTCAGCGAGTATGATCAGGTCCTCAGCGAGTCGGCCAATGAG AATCGAATGGAGGAAAGCATAGCCTTGTTCCGGACAATCATAAGGTCGAAGTGGTTCGAAGAGTCCTCAGTCATCTTGTTCCTCAACAAGATAGACTTACTGGAGGAGAAAATCATGTATTCACATTTGGTTGACTACTTCCCTGAGTATGATG GTCCCCAGCGGGATGTCAAAGCAGGGAAAGAGTTCATCTTAAATATGTTTAAGAGTCTCAATCCAAACACGAAAAAATTAATCTACTACCACTTCACCTGTGccacagacacagacaacaTCCGATTTGTCTTCTGTGCAGTGAAAGACCATATCTTGCAAGGCAACCTGATAGAATTCAACTTGGTTTAA
- the LOC133994874 gene encoding guanine nucleotide-binding protein G(q) subunit alpha-like: MTLSSVGACCLSPEAKEARRINDEIERQLRRDKRDSRREYKLLLLGTGESGKSTFIKQMRIIHGRGYSDEDKRGFKQLVYQNIFTAMQAMIQAMNILKIPYKCENNQANASIVNEVDVEKITTLTNPFVDAIKNLWSDPGIQECYNRKREYQLSDSAKYYLNDLDRIADTAYLPTQQDVLRVRVPTTGIIEYPFDLENVVFRMVDVGGQRSERRKWIHCFENVTSIMFLVALSEYDQVLIESSNENRMEESMALFRTIITYKWFEESSVILFLNKIDLLEEKIMYSHLVDYFPEYDGPQQDVKAGKEFILNMFVSLNPNMKKLIYYHFTCATDTDNIRFVFRAVKDHILQGNLEVYNLV; encoded by the exons ATGACTCTGAGCTCCGTGGGTGCCTGCTGCCTCAGCCCTGAGGCCAAAGAGGCTCGCAGGATCAACGATGAGATAGAGAGGCAGCTCCGCCGGGACAAGAGGGACTCCCGACGGGAATACAAGCTACTCTTGCTCG GGACTGGTGAAAGTGGGAAGAGTACTTTCATCAAGCAGATGAGGATCATCCATGGCCGGGGATACTCCGACGAGGATAAGAGAGGCTTCAAACAGCTGGTCTACCAGAACATTTTCACAGCCATGCAGGCCATGATCCAGGCCATGAACATATTGAAAATCCCCTACAAGTGTGAAAACAACCAG GCCAATGCCAGTATTGTCAATGAGGTTGATGTGGAGAAGATCACAACATTAACAAACCCGTTCGTGGATGCTATCAAGAACCTGTGGAGCGATCCGGGGATTCAGGAATGTTACAATCGGAAGAGGGAATACCAGCTCTCAGACTCAGCCAAATA CTATCTGAATGACTTGGACCGAATCGCTGATACTGCATACCTGCCAACTCAGCAGGATGTCCTGAGGGTCAGGGTGCCCACAACAGGTATTATAGAGTACCCCTTTGACCTGGAGAATGTGGTGTTCAG GATGGTGGATGTGGGAGGCCAGCGctcagagaggaggaagtggatTCACTGTTTTGAGAATGTGACTTCCATCATGTTCCTGGTGGCGCTCAGCGAGTACGATCAGGTCCTCATTGAGTCATCCAATGAG AATCGAATGGAGGAAAGCATGGCCTTGTTCCGGACAATCATAACCTACAAGTGGTTCGAAGAGTCCTCAGTCATCTTGTTCCTCAACAAGATAGACTTACTGGAGGAGAAAATCATGTATTCACATTTGGTTGACTACTTCCCTGAATATGATG GTCCCCAGCAGGATGTCAAAGCAGGGAAAgagttcattttaaatatgtttgtgaGTCTCAATccaaacatgaaaaaattaatCTACTACCACTTCACCTGTGccacagacacagacaacaTCCGATTTGTCTTCCGTGCGGTGAAAGACCATATCTTGCAAGGCAACCTGGAAGTCTACAACTTGGTTTAA